A genomic segment from Bradyrhizobium sp. ISRA430 encodes:
- a CDS encoding acetyl/propionyl/methylcrotonyl-CoA carboxylase subunit alpha, protein MFKRILIANRGEIACRVIKTARRMGIQTVAVYSEADRDALHVEMADEAVLIGPPAAAESYLVIDKIVDACRKTGAEAVHPGYGFLSEREAFPRALKEAGLVFIGPNPDAIAAMGDKIESKKAAAKAKVSTVPGYLGVIEDDRHAVRIADEIGYPVMIKASAGGGGKGMRIAHSKAEVAEGFNLAKAEAKASFGDDRVFVEKFIVDPRHIEIQVLGDKHGNVIHLGERECSIQRRNQKVIEEAPSPLLDEATRRKMGEQAVALAKAVNYDSAGTVEFVAGQDKSFYFLEMNTRLQVEHPVTELVTGIDLVEQMIRVAAGEKLTIAQKDVTLTGWAVESRLYAEDPFRNFLPSIGRLVKYRPPAEASRDGITVRNDTGVQEGGEISIHYDPMIAKLVTHAPSRAAAIEAQSTALDAFYVDGIRHNIPFLSALMSHPRWREGRLSTGFIAEEFPRGFAPHAAAGEVARRIAAVGAAIDHVLGERKRQISGQLGGRIVQRERRRAVWLDRDEILLEVGREGDAIVVRFLDAEGKAGNAHLLQSSWKPGDPVWQGTIDGHIIAVQARPIANGVRLAHQGVEVPVYVWTEAEAASARLMPVVTASDTGKKLLCPMPGLVVSIAVTEGQEVKAGETLAVVEAMKMQNVLRAERDGTVKKIHASAGATLAVDALILEFA, encoded by the coding sequence ATGTTCAAACGCATTCTGATCGCCAATCGCGGCGAAATCGCCTGCCGGGTCATCAAGACTGCCCGCCGGATGGGAATTCAGACGGTTGCGGTCTACTCCGAGGCCGACCGCGATGCCCTCCATGTCGAGATGGCCGACGAGGCGGTGCTGATCGGCCCGCCGGCTGCGGCCGAGAGCTACCTGGTGATCGACAAGATCGTGGACGCCTGCCGCAAGACCGGCGCGGAAGCGGTGCACCCCGGCTACGGCTTTCTGTCCGAGCGCGAGGCGTTTCCGCGCGCACTGAAGGAAGCCGGCCTCGTCTTCATCGGCCCGAATCCCGACGCGATCGCGGCGATGGGCGACAAGATCGAGTCCAAGAAGGCCGCGGCGAAGGCCAAGGTTTCCACCGTGCCCGGCTATCTCGGCGTCATCGAGGACGACCGGCACGCGGTGCGCATCGCCGACGAGATCGGCTATCCGGTGATGATCAAGGCCTCCGCCGGCGGCGGCGGCAAAGGCATGCGCATCGCGCATTCGAAGGCCGAGGTCGCCGAGGGCTTCAACCTGGCCAAGGCCGAGGCCAAGGCCTCGTTCGGCGACGATCGCGTTTTCGTCGAAAAATTCATCGTCGATCCCCGCCACATCGAGATCCAGGTGCTGGGCGACAAGCATGGCAACGTGATCCATCTCGGCGAGCGCGAATGCTCGATCCAGCGCCGCAACCAGAAGGTCATCGAGGAGGCGCCGTCGCCGCTGCTCGACGAAGCCACCCGCCGCAAGATGGGCGAGCAGGCGGTCGCGCTGGCGAAAGCCGTGAATTACGACTCGGCCGGCACGGTCGAGTTCGTCGCCGGGCAGGACAAGAGCTTCTACTTCCTGGAGATGAACACGCGCCTCCAGGTCGAGCATCCCGTCACCGAGCTCGTTACCGGCATCGATCTCGTCGAGCAGATGATCCGCGTCGCCGCCGGCGAGAAGCTCACCATCGCGCAGAAGGACGTCACTCTGACGGGCTGGGCGGTGGAATCGCGCCTCTATGCCGAAGATCCCTTCCGCAATTTCCTGCCCTCGATCGGGCGCTTGGTGAAATACCGGCCGCCAGCGGAAGCGAGCAGGGACGGCATTACCGTGCGCAACGACACCGGCGTGCAGGAGGGTGGCGAGATCTCGATCCACTACGATCCGATGATCGCCAAGCTCGTCACGCATGCGCCCTCGCGCGCCGCCGCGATCGAGGCACAGTCAACCGCGCTCGACGCCTTCTACGTCGATGGCATCCGCCACAACATCCCGTTCCTGTCGGCGTTGATGAGCCATCCGCGCTGGCGCGAGGGAAGGCTGTCGACTGGCTTCATCGCCGAGGAATTTCCGCGCGGCTTTGCGCCGCATGCGGCGGCGGGCGAGGTCGCCCGCCGGATCGCGGCGGTCGGCGCCGCCATCGATCACGTGTTAGGCGAGCGCAAGCGGCAGATCTCCGGGCAGCTCGGCGGCCGGATTGTGCAACGCGAGCGGCGCCGCGCGGTGTGGCTCGACCGTGACGAGATTCTGCTCGAGGTCGGCCGCGAGGGCGATGCCATCGTGGTGCGCTTCCTCGACGCCGAGGGCAAGGCCGGCAATGCGCATCTGTTGCAGTCGTCGTGGAAGCCGGGCGATCCGGTCTGGCAGGGCACGATCGACGGCCACATCATCGCGGTGCAGGCGCGGCCCATTGCGAACGGCGTCCGCCTCGCGCACCAGGGCGTCGAGGTGCCGGTCTATGTCTGGACCGAAGCGGAAGCGGCCTCGGCGCGACTGATGCCGGTCGTCACGGCCTCCGATACCGGCAAGAAGCTGCTCTGTCCGATGCCCGGCCTCGTGGTCTCGATCGCGGTGACCGAGGGTCAGGAGGTCAAGGCCGGCGAGACGCTCGCGGTGGTCGAAGCCATGAAGATGCAGAACGTGCTGCGCGCCGAGCGCGACGGCACTGTGAAGAAGATCCATGCCAGCGCGGGCGCCACGCTCGCGGTGGACGCGCTGATTTTGGAGTTTGCGTAG
- a CDS encoding isocitrate lyase/PEP mutase family protein has translation MAFRSRREKLRSILKGSACIRPGSVYDAISIRIAEDLGFPLGMFGGSVASLAVLGDPDIALITLNELAEQMRRMSRAARLPVLVDADHGYGNALNVRRTVQELETAGAAGLTIEDTLLPAAFGEARTQLIPLEEGVGKMKAALDGRSDPSLVIMGRTGAASITSLDDTIRRAQAYEATGVDALFFTGIKSRSELEAIAAATRLPIVLGGAPDELNTLDYLAGQRVCIALQGHAPIAAATQAVHDTLKALREGTPPKNLKGLASSDLTGRVMREADMKARSAEFLGLKK, from the coding sequence ATGGCCTTTCGTTCCCGCCGCGAAAAACTGCGCTCCATACTGAAGGGCTCGGCCTGCATCCGCCCCGGCTCGGTCTACGACGCGATCTCGATCCGGATCGCCGAGGATCTGGGCTTTCCGCTCGGCATGTTCGGCGGCTCGGTTGCCTCGCTCGCCGTGCTCGGCGATCCCGACATCGCGCTGATCACGCTGAACGAGCTCGCCGAGCAGATGCGGCGGATGTCCCGCGCGGCAAGGCTTCCGGTGCTGGTCGATGCCGACCATGGCTACGGCAATGCACTCAACGTGCGGCGCACGGTGCAGGAGCTGGAGACCGCGGGCGCGGCCGGCCTCACCATCGAGGACACGTTGCTGCCGGCCGCTTTCGGCGAAGCCAGGACGCAATTGATCCCGCTTGAGGAAGGTGTCGGCAAGATGAAGGCGGCACTGGACGGCCGCAGCGATCCCTCGCTCGTCATCATGGGCCGCACGGGGGCGGCCTCGATCACCTCGCTCGACGACACGATCCGCCGCGCGCAGGCCTATGAGGCTACTGGCGTCGACGCGCTGTTCTTCACCGGCATCAAGTCCCGCTCCGAGCTCGAAGCGATCGCGGCGGCAACGCGCCTGCCGATCGTGCTCGGCGGTGCGCCGGACGAGCTGAACACGCTCGACTATCTCGCCGGCCAGCGCGTGTGTATCGCGCTCCAGGGCCACGCGCCGATCGCGGCTGCGACGCAAGCTGTCCATGACACGCTCAAGGCGCTGCGTGAGGGCACGCCGCCGAAAAACCTCAAAGGCCTCGCATCGTCGGACTTGACCGGCCGCGTGATGCGAGAGGCCGACATGAAGGCGCGTAGCGCCGAGTTCCTCGGACTGAAAAAATGA
- a CDS encoding acylphosphatase produces MSRAILQVTIRGRVQGVGYRAWVEYQAVTSGLEGWVRNRRDGSVEALFAGSPKHVADMIALCRHGPPSSRVDSVTSETAGTDELNLRRAGEAFSVLPTV; encoded by the coding sequence ATGAGCCGGGCAATTCTCCAGGTCACGATCCGCGGCCGCGTCCAGGGCGTCGGCTATCGTGCCTGGGTCGAGTACCAGGCTGTCACCAGCGGGCTCGAAGGCTGGGTCCGGAACCGGCGCGACGGCAGCGTCGAAGCGCTTTTTGCGGGCTCGCCGAAGCACGTCGCCGACATGATCGCGCTGTGCCGCCACGGTCCGCCGTCCTCGCGCGTCGACAGCGTCACCAGCGAGACTGCCGGCACCGATGAGCTGAACCTGCGCAGGGCAGGGGAAGCGTTCTCGGTGCTGCCGACGGTGTAG
- a CDS encoding PAS domain-containing sensor histidine kinase — translation MVKKSNQQRDLFDSERSFRLLVEGLADYALYLLDPNGIITSWNVGGERIKGYSSSEILGQHFSRFYTETDRANGKPARALRIARDKGRYEEEGWRVRKDGTFFWASVVIDPIYEDGELVGFAKITRDITERRDAQLKLEAMQKQLVESQKFDALGQLTGGVAHDFNNLLMIISGSLHILKRGTHNDAKLHRAISAIDTATKRGAALTNQLLTFARRQSVNPQTIDFAERIAAIREVLDAGIGSSVRLVFDFERGAWPITADVAELETALLNLVINARDAMPDGGTVTIGTRNIVLDEPPHVGEFVAISVADTGLGIPADVLDRIFEPFFTTKPIGKGTGLGLSQVHGFAHQAGGTVKVSSQLGKGATFTILLPRGSNAPAREASEAAPFRGSGTVLLVEDNPDVASVSTGLLEQLGYNVRRVADAEAALRELEKNGVDFVFSDIVMPGRMDGLSLAQHLRRVHPRLPILLATGYSDAAADVRGDFPILRKPYEIHELSEAIAKLPR, via the coding sequence ATGGTGAAAAAGTCCAATCAGCAGAGAGACTTGTTCGATAGCGAACGCAGTTTCCGGCTGCTGGTTGAAGGCCTTGCCGACTACGCCCTCTACTTGCTCGATCCCAACGGCATCATCACGAGCTGGAATGTCGGCGGCGAGCGCATCAAGGGCTATTCATCCTCGGAAATCCTGGGCCAGCATTTCTCGCGCTTTTATACCGAGACCGACCGGGCCAACGGCAAGCCCGCCCGTGCGCTGCGAATTGCCCGGGACAAGGGCCGCTACGAGGAAGAAGGCTGGCGCGTCCGCAAGGACGGTACCTTCTTCTGGGCGAGCGTCGTGATCGATCCGATCTATGAGGACGGCGAGCTTGTCGGCTTCGCCAAGATCACGCGCGACATCACAGAGCGGCGCGATGCGCAGCTCAAGCTCGAGGCGATGCAGAAACAGCTCGTCGAGTCACAGAAGTTCGACGCGCTCGGCCAGCTCACCGGCGGCGTCGCCCACGATTTCAACAACCTGTTGATGATCATCAGCGGCAGCCTTCACATCCTGAAGCGGGGAACCCACAACGACGCGAAGCTTCACCGCGCGATCTCCGCGATCGATACTGCGACCAAGCGCGGTGCCGCACTCACCAACCAGCTCCTCACCTTCGCGCGGCGGCAGAGCGTCAACCCGCAGACGATCGATTTCGCCGAGCGCATTGCGGCAATCCGCGAGGTGCTCGACGCCGGCATCGGCAGCTCGGTGCGTCTCGTCTTCGACTTCGAGCGCGGAGCCTGGCCGATCACGGCTGACGTCGCCGAGCTCGAGACGGCGTTGCTCAACCTTGTCATCAATGCCCGCGATGCGATGCCCGACGGCGGCACGGTGACGATCGGCACCCGCAACATCGTGCTCGACGAGCCGCCGCACGTCGGCGAGTTCGTTGCGATCAGCGTTGCCGATACCGGGCTCGGCATCCCCGCCGACGTACTCGACAGGATCTTCGAGCCGTTCTTCACGACCAAGCCGATCGGCAAAGGCACTGGCCTTGGCCTCTCCCAGGTGCACGGCTTCGCCCACCAGGCCGGCGGCACGGTCAAGGTTTCAAGCCAGCTCGGCAAGGGCGCGACATTCACCATACTCCTGCCGCGCGGGAGCAACGCGCCGGCGCGGGAAGCGAGCGAGGCGGCTCCGTTCCGCGGTAGCGGCACGGTGCTGCTGGTGGAGGACAATCCGGACGTCGCATCGGTCAGCACCGGGCTGCTGGAGCAGCTCGGCTACAATGTGCGCCGGGTCGCCGATGCCGAAGCTGCGCTACGCGAGCTGGAGAAGAACGGTGTCGACTTCGTGTTCTCGGACATCGTGATGCCCGGCAGGATGGACGGGCTCAGCCTCGCCCAGCATTTGCGTCGGGTCCACCCCCGCCTGCCGATCCTGCTCGCCACCGGCTACAGCGACGCTGCCGCCGATGTCCGTGGCGATTTCCCGATCCTGCGCAAGCCCTACGAGATCCACGAGCTCAGCGAGGCGATCGCCAAGCTGCCGCGGTGA
- a CDS encoding DUF1731 domain-containing protein, translating into MRIRGDVGPNRVLSRGFVFRYETLRSAFEAIL; encoded by the coding sequence ATGCGGATCAGGGGCGACGTCGGGCCGAACAGGGTGCTGAGCCGCGGTTTCGTGTTCAGATACGAGACGCTGCGCAGCGCATTCGAGGCGATCCTGTAA
- a CDS encoding LysR substrate-binding domain-containing protein gives MKATLDIATVQAFLLVADLQSFTRAAEALGTTQAAVSLKLQRLETLLAKRLVERSPRAVRLTADGAAFLDRARALMEAHDRALSDGASAAQSLSLGISDHAAGPELVPLLERLHAMSSQLTLAVTIGFSREVQDAYDMGRLDAVIVRQEGSRRGGEKLAEDAFGWFAAKRFTLPRGQPLPLATLAPPCGVRAIAVRALDKAGIAWRERFVGGGVTAVVAAALAGLAVAPLARRIAPAGLVDVGSAYKLPKLGSSKVMLHSKVSDPAKLAALRTIAATFRSVATT, from the coding sequence ATGAAAGCCACACTCGACATCGCCACCGTCCAGGCCTTCCTGCTGGTCGCCGACCTCCAGAGCTTTACCCGCGCCGCCGAAGCGCTCGGCACGACGCAGGCGGCCGTCAGCCTCAAGCTGCAGCGGCTGGAGACGTTGCTGGCAAAACGCCTCGTCGAGCGCTCGCCTCGCGCGGTCCGGCTCACCGCCGATGGCGCTGCGTTCCTCGATCGCGCCAGGGCGCTGATGGAGGCGCATGACCGCGCGCTGTCCGACGGAGCCTCGGCCGCGCAGTCGCTCTCGCTCGGGATCTCCGACCACGCCGCGGGCCCCGAGCTGGTGCCGCTGCTCGAACGCCTGCACGCGATGTCATCCCAGCTCACCCTCGCCGTCACCATCGGCTTCTCGCGCGAGGTGCAGGACGCCTACGATATGGGCCGGCTGGATGCAGTGATCGTCCGTCAGGAAGGCAGCCGGCGCGGCGGCGAAAAGCTTGCCGAGGACGCGTTCGGCTGGTTCGCGGCAAAACGCTTCACGCTGCCGCGCGGTCAGCCGCTGCCGCTTGCCACGCTCGCCCCGCCCTGCGGGGTTCGTGCCATCGCCGTGCGCGCGCTCGACAAGGCGGGCATCGCCTGGCGCGAGCGTTTCGTTGGCGGCGGCGTCACGGCAGTGGTCGCGGCCGCGCTTGCCGGACTTGCAGTGGCACCGCTGGCGCGGCGGATCGCGCCTGCGGGGCTGGTTGACGTTGGATCGGCATACAAGCTGCCGAAGCTCGGCAGCTCCAAAGTGATGCTGCATTCGAAGGTCAGCGATCCCGCAAAACTGGCGGCGCTGCGTACCATTGCGGCAACGTTCCGAAGCGTAGCGACGACTTGA
- a CDS encoding 4-oxalocrotonate tautomerase family protein: MPLITVSYTTSRQSPSLKADIASAVSELTAKILHKDPKVTAIIVKSVDASDWFAGGASLAEQKLASYWIDIHVTEGTNTKDEKATYLAAMFKRMGELLGPLHHETYLHVDEVRGDAYGFGGLTQERRYIAGKLDVAPDRAAA, from the coding sequence ATGCCGCTGATCACCGTGTCCTACACCACCTCCCGCCAATCGCCTTCACTGAAGGCAGACATCGCGAGCGCCGTGTCCGAGCTCACCGCAAAGATCCTGCACAAGGACCCCAAGGTCACCGCGATCATCGTCAAGTCGGTCGACGCCAGCGACTGGTTCGCGGGCGGCGCCTCGCTCGCCGAGCAGAAGCTCGCGAGCTACTGGATCGACATCCATGTGACCGAAGGCACCAACACCAAGGACGAGAAGGCCACCTATCTCGCCGCCATGTTCAAGCGCATGGGCGAGCTCCTCGGCCCGCTGCATCACGAGACCTATCTGCATGTCGACGAGGTGAGGGGCGACGCCTACGGCTTCGGCGGCCTCACCCAGGAGCGCCGCTACATCGCCGGCAAGCTCGACGTGGCGCCGGACCGCGCGGCCGCTTAG
- the lipB gene encoding lipoyl(octanoyl) transferase LipB — protein sequence MVNDRQNPRQDLDLTPFSASTGAPVEWRISDVPVPYPDAVAAMEARVAAIAAGEAPELVWLLEHPPLYTSGTSGKPSDLLDSRFPTFATGRGGQLTYHGPGQRVAYVMLDLKRRRPDVRAYVAGLEELILRTLAAFNIRGERREDRVGVWVRRPDKGPDHEDKIAAIGVRLKRWVSFHGIAINVEPDLSHFAGIVPCGVADPRYGVTSLVDLGHPVTMADVDIALRQAFEELFGPTKALLPEAAA from the coding sequence ATGGTTAATGACCGTCAAAACCCCCGCCAAGACCTCGATTTGACGCCGTTTTCCGCCTCCACCGGCGCGCCCGTGGAGTGGCGGATTTCGGACGTCCCTGTGCCCTATCCGGACGCGGTAGCTGCCATGGAGGCGCGCGTCGCGGCGATCGCGGCGGGCGAAGCGCCCGAGCTGGTCTGGCTGCTCGAACACCCCCCGCTCTACACCTCCGGCACCTCGGGCAAGCCCTCCGATCTGCTCGATTCGCGCTTTCCGACCTTCGCCACCGGGCGCGGCGGGCAGCTCACCTATCACGGCCCCGGACAGCGGGTGGCCTACGTCATGCTCGACCTCAAGCGCCGCCGGCCGGACGTCCGGGCCTACGTCGCGGGCCTGGAGGAATTGATCCTCCGGACGCTCGCCGCCTTCAACATCCGCGGCGAGCGGCGCGAGGACCGGGTCGGCGTCTGGGTGAGGCGGCCGGACAAGGGGCCCGACCACGAGGACAAGATCGCCGCCATCGGCGTCCGGCTGAAGCGCTGGGTGTCGTTCCACGGCATCGCCATCAATGTCGAGCCGGACTTATCGCATTTCGCCGGGATCGTGCCCTGCGGCGTCGCCGATCCCCGCTACGGCGTCACCTCGCTGGTCGATCTCGGCCACCCCGTGACGATGGCCGACGTCGACATCGCGCTCCGGCAGGCCTTCGAGGAGCTGTTCGGCCCGACCAAAGCGCTGCTGCCGGAAGCGGCGGCCTAA
- a CDS encoding FliM/FliN family flagellar motor switch protein produces MPTLDKVTVDLMVVLGTTTMPIHQVLRLSRGAIIELDATEADEVKVLANNLPVASGVVLVDRNRIAVEVKQMLPRSPGTR; encoded by the coding sequence GTGCCCACACTCGATAAAGTCACCGTGGATCTCATGGTCGTCCTCGGGACGACCACTATGCCGATCCATCAAGTATTACGTCTTTCCCGCGGTGCCATCATCGAGCTGGATGCGACCGAGGCCGACGAGGTCAAGGTTTTGGCCAACAACCTGCCGGTCGCCTCCGGCGTCGTGCTGGTCGACCGCAACCGGATCGCGGTCGAGGTCAAGCAGATGCTGCCGCGCTCGCCGGGCACCAGATAA
- a CDS encoding alkaline phosphatase family protein: protein MTMRIANDRFKSLTLATTAFFTVTSIAPAFAGATRTPIEHVIIIVGENHTFDNLFGTYKPKAGQTIDNLLSKGIVNEDGTPGPHFRKAEQRIGRDEVRYNAETISTDAYTALPQPYTTWASGTGLPQNVLDTRFPANLPNGPFQISKYVPYAAYTGDPVHRFFQMWQDIDGGKHDKFVWVEETIGTGSNGQPYPAGGFNPMEGAISMGFYNMNPFTDASGKPQPGDAPFFKSMADQYAISDNYHQAIMGGTGANFQALVTGHAAFFTNPESLDGSVAVPYANQIENPDPARGTNNYYTQDGYSGGSYVNCSDPSAPGVAAINEQLYKNNVRNNNCSANHYYLVNNYNMYWNQNSTNPQTLGSDKFVLPPQSAPTIADVMTAKGVSWKYYTADRGDDVTTFAAAVDGVAIPYHYYCGICDPLTGFLKIMKNPTEEAKLQNYGAFLKDVQNHTLPAVSFVRPFEALAGHPADSTTDLYEKFLETLVNRVKANPELWATTAIFITTDEGGGYYDSGYVQPVDFLGDGTRIPFILVSPYAKKSFVDHTYYDHVSIVKFIERNWHLPTISAVSRDRLPNPVHDGDDHRYVPKNRPAIGDLMNMFTFADRDGDGDHDRDDR from the coding sequence ATGACCATGAGAATAGCGAACGACCGATTCAAGTCGCTTACCCTCGCAACAACAGCGTTCTTCACCGTAACGAGCATCGCACCTGCATTTGCCGGAGCGACGAGGACACCGATCGAGCACGTCATCATCATCGTCGGTGAAAATCATACGTTCGACAATCTATTTGGCACTTACAAGCCGAAGGCCGGCCAGACGATCGACAATCTCCTGAGCAAGGGCATCGTCAACGAGGACGGCACGCCGGGACCGCATTTCCGGAAGGCAGAGCAACGGATCGGGCGCGACGAAGTCCGCTACAATGCCGAGACAATTTCGACCGACGCCTATACAGCTCTGCCGCAACCCTACACCACCTGGGCCTCAGGCACCGGCCTTCCGCAAAACGTGCTTGACACGCGCTTTCCGGCGAATTTGCCGAACGGCCCCTTCCAGATCAGCAAGTACGTGCCTTACGCGGCCTATACCGGCGACCCCGTGCACCGCTTCTTCCAGATGTGGCAGGACATCGACGGCGGCAAGCATGACAAGTTCGTATGGGTTGAGGAAACCATCGGCACCGGCTCGAACGGCCAGCCCTATCCGGCAGGCGGCTTCAATCCCATGGAAGGCGCCATCTCCATGGGCTTCTACAATATGAACCCCTTCACCGATGCGTCCGGAAAGCCGCAGCCGGGTGATGCGCCCTTCTTCAAGTCGATGGCCGATCAGTATGCCATCAGCGACAACTATCATCAGGCGATCATGGGCGGAACGGGCGCAAACTTCCAGGCGCTGGTCACCGGCCACGCCGCCTTCTTCACGAACCCCGAATCGCTCGACGGTTCTGTTGCGGTGCCCTATGCCAATCAGATTGAAAATCCAGATCCGGCGCGCGGCACCAACAATTACTACACGCAGGACGGCTACAGCGGCGGCTCCTACGTGAACTGCTCCGACCCCAGTGCTCCCGGCGTCGCAGCCATCAACGAGCAGCTCTACAAGAACAACGTTCGCAACAACAACTGCTCTGCGAACCACTACTACCTGGTCAACAACTACAACATGTATTGGAACCAGAACAGCACGAATCCGCAGACGCTCGGCTCGGACAAGTTCGTCTTGCCGCCCCAGAGCGCCCCAACGATTGCCGACGTCATGACTGCAAAGGGTGTTTCGTGGAAATACTACACCGCTGATCGCGGCGACGACGTGACGACTTTCGCGGCGGCCGTGGACGGCGTCGCGATCCCCTACCATTATTATTGCGGCATCTGTGATCCACTTACCGGCTTTCTCAAGATCATGAAGAATCCGACCGAAGAAGCGAAGCTGCAGAATTACGGCGCGTTCCTGAAGGATGTCCAGAACCACACGCTGCCGGCGGTTTCGTTCGTCCGTCCGTTCGAGGCTTTGGCCGGGCATCCGGCGGATTCCACGACGGACCTCTACGAGAAATTCCTCGAGACGCTGGTCAACCGTGTCAAGGCCAATCCGGAGCTTTGGGCTACGACTGCCATCTTCATCACCACCGACGAAGGCGGTGGTTACTATGACTCGGGTTATGTCCAGCCAGTTGACTTCTTGGGCGACGGCACCCGCATCCCGTTCATCCTGGTTTCGCCCTATGCCAAGAAGAGTTTCGTGGATCACACCTACTACGACCACGTGTCGATCGTGAAATTTATCGAGCGGAACTGGCACCTTCCGACCATCTCAGCCGTGAGCCGTGACCGGCTGCCAAATCCGGTCCACGATGGCGACGATCATCGATATGTTCCGAAGAATCGTCCAGCGATCGGCGATCTGATGAACATGTTTACGTTTGCCGATCGCGACGGTGACGGCGATCACGATCGCGACGATCGCTGA
- a CDS encoding tetratricopeptide repeat protein — translation MSRPSADAPVSMRLVRAALLLSLLCWLFAGSSTLADPIASARGAYARGNFVQAVNRLTPLALRGNVDAQAMLGFMYENGFGAPQAYDAAADLYTQAAIAGNPFAQAMLGLMYDKGHGVPLDVVLAYKWLNLAAGRAGRLQRAYYIRLRNAVASKMSVDQIAQGQALALAWAPGRW, via the coding sequence GTGTCCAGACCGTCCGCTGACGCCCCGGTTTCGATGCGCCTCGTAAGGGCCGCACTTCTCCTTTCGCTGCTGTGCTGGCTGTTTGCTGGGTCTTCCACCCTCGCCGATCCGATTGCCTCAGCGCGCGGTGCATATGCGCGCGGCAACTTTGTGCAGGCCGTCAACCGGCTGACGCCTCTCGCGTTGCGCGGCAATGTGGACGCGCAGGCGATGCTCGGCTTCATGTATGAGAACGGGTTCGGAGCGCCGCAAGCCTATGACGCTGCGGCCGACCTCTACACCCAAGCTGCGATTGCAGGCAATCCGTTCGCCCAGGCGATGCTCGGCCTGATGTACGACAAAGGGCATGGAGTGCCGCTCGACGTCGTGCTTGCCTACAAATGGTTGAATCTCGCCGCGGGCCGTGCGGGAAGGCTGCAGCGTGCCTATTACATCCGCCTGCGTAACGCGGTTGCTTCGAAGATGTCGGTCGACCAAATCGCCCAGGGACAGGCTCTTGCGCTCGCCTGGGCCCCCGGTCGTTGGTGA